The following proteins are encoded in a genomic region of Methanoculleus bourgensis MS2:
- a CDS encoding deoxyribonuclease IV: MVQVGCHVSIAGSIDRAVGRAGERGCDTFQIFSRNPRGWRAKDLDPGAVDAFQEAVSASGLGPVVDHMPYLPNPASPDDAIYEKSVAALTGELGRCDLLGIPYLVTHLGHHRGAGTDAGQERVIAAINRALADAGEGNVMLLLENTAGEKNSVGTTVADLSRIREGIDARERIGICFDTCHAFAAGYDLRTAEGVDAVFGEFEDLMGLEHLRVIHLNDSKGNLGGGLDRHEHIGLGSIGEEGFRHILRHPAIRGLPLICETPVDERRDDAGNIAKVRELAGA, encoded by the coding sequence ATGGTGCAGGTAGGATGCCACGTCTCCATCGCCGGCTCGATCGACCGTGCGGTCGGGAGGGCCGGCGAGCGGGGTTGCGATACGTTTCAGATCTTCTCCCGGAACCCCCGGGGCTGGAGGGCAAAGGACCTCGACCCCGGGGCTGTCGATGCGTTCCAGGAGGCTGTGAGTGCGTCCGGGCTCGGCCCGGTCGTCGACCACATGCCCTACCTCCCAAACCCGGCCTCGCCCGACGATGCGATCTATGAAAAATCGGTCGCGGCGCTCACCGGGGAGCTTGGGCGGTGCGACCTCCTCGGGATACCCTACCTCGTGACCCACCTCGGGCACCACCGTGGTGCCGGGACCGATGCGGGGCAGGAGCGGGTTATCGCCGCCATCAACCGGGCGCTCGCCGATGCCGGGGAGGGGAATGTGATGCTCCTCCTCGAGAACACCGCCGGCGAGAAGAACAGCGTGGGAACGACCGTCGCTGACCTCTCCCGGATCAGGGAGGGGATCGATGCAAGAGAGCGGATCGGGATCTGTTTTGATACCTGCCATGCCTTCGCTGCCGGCTACGACCTCAGGACAGCGGAAGGGGTCGATGCGGTGTTTGGGGAGTTTGAGGACCTGATGGGCCTTGAGCATCTCCGGGTCATCCACCTCAACGACAGCAAGGGCAACCTCGGGGGCGGGCTTGACCGGCACGAGCATATCGGGCTTGGGTCCATCGGGGAGGAGGGGTTTAGGCACATCCTCCGCCACCCGGCCATCCGGGGCCTCCCACTCATCTGCGAGACGCCGGTGGACGAGCGGCGGGACGATGCCGGGAATATCGCGAAGGTCCGGGAACTTGCGGGGGCGTGA
- a CDS encoding PKD domain-containing protein yields the protein MTACKALIVICTAIAIGLLASPAMAGERAPGDIVSICIDGGSQEHPGIDGGTVVWEDGRNGKSIYYSSGPGSGGRKVAGGGTGQRYPSVSGDRIVWEENRNMSPDICLFDLSTGVTTALTDDPADQWMPVVHGEHVVWYDARSGSTDICLYAIETGSETFLSCSPVTRWKPALSERYVVWEESTGNGDIWLYDIRSGERRQITGNGDRQTYPSISGSRIIWEDYRNGAPDIYLFDLDDPAAGEQRITEDPGWQVSPAIDGDLIAWEDKRSGTWNVYLCNLVIGKEKQMPVIPSATEQLYPAVSGDRVVWQNGRGEGSDIYAFTYFSGGAPVAEFSANPTEGGAVLNVRFIEQSAGGPDTWDWDFGDGNTSTLQDPWHFYEIPGNYTVSLTVSNAFGSDTVTKTDLIHVGPPEPPIIRFRAVPLSGSAPLTVAFYGDLPDYATAWLWDFGDGKRSTHRDTYHRYDRPGVYDVSLTCDNAGASATHTEYGHITVYEHLAPSFSADARNGTAPLTVRFTDTSTGGPETWVWDFGDGGTSSEENPVHTYVSPGAYDVALAAGNAAGSGTAAEPGYITVHPPTVTPTPTANVTPTPTPTVTPTPTANVTPTQTRTPTPTATQKPPGSSGGGGGGGGSAPINPGWSTPEPNPTPTPTPREADSGSLHLGETGLVDQVARIHAADGIATLTIAEGIRAVDAAGNPLRAVTLATIDAADVPAAPGAYVFAGYACIAGPEEAVFSPPATLAFTFTQEQWDTVYNGSVQGGLVVQRYNRSAGTWEEVPTTVLPETRSVTAEALHLSAYALFVAAPGDGAAQAVAADTGPEPTAGREIPYALLIPGLLALVIAGAGALLYFRKGEP from the coding sequence ATGACTGCATGTAAAGCGCTGATTGTTATCTGTACCGCCATTGCCATAGGATTACTGGCATCGCCTGCCATGGCCGGGGAGAGGGCCCCGGGGGATATCGTTTCGATCTGTATCGATGGAGGATCGCAGGAGCATCCCGGCATCGACGGGGGTACGGTTGTCTGGGAGGACGGAAGGAACGGAAAGTCGATCTACTATTCGAGCGGCCCCGGCAGCGGAGGCCGGAAGGTTGCGGGCGGGGGGACGGGGCAGAGGTATCCGTCCGTCTCGGGGGATCGCATCGTCTGGGAGGAGAACCGGAACATGAGCCCGGACATCTGCCTCTTTGATCTATCGACCGGCGTGACGACGGCGCTCACCGACGATCCGGCCGACCAGTGGATGCCCGTCGTTCACGGAGAGCATGTGGTCTGGTACGATGCCCGGAGCGGGAGCACGGATATCTGCCTCTACGCTATCGAGACCGGCAGCGAGACCTTCCTCTCCTGTTCGCCGGTGACCAGATGGAAGCCCGCGCTCTCGGAGCGGTACGTCGTCTGGGAGGAGAGCACCGGGAACGGGGATATCTGGCTGTACGATATCCGGAGCGGAGAGCGGCGGCAGATCACCGGGAACGGTGACCGACAGACCTACCCGTCGATATCGGGGAGCCGGATCATCTGGGAAGACTACCGGAACGGCGCTCCCGATATCTACCTCTTCGATCTCGACGATCCTGCCGCAGGAGAGCAGAGGATCACCGAAGACCCCGGCTGGCAGGTCTCCCCGGCAATCGACGGGGACCTCATCGCCTGGGAGGACAAGCGGAGCGGGACGTGGAACGTTTACCTCTGCAACCTCGTCATAGGGAAGGAGAAGCAGATGCCGGTCATTCCTTCCGCGACCGAACAGCTCTACCCCGCCGTCAGCGGTGATCGGGTCGTCTGGCAGAACGGCCGTGGCGAGGGTTCGGATATCTACGCCTTCACCTACTTCAGCGGAGGGGCGCCGGTGGCGGAGTTCTCGGCAAACCCCACCGAAGGAGGGGCGGTACTCAACGTCCGGTTCATCGAACAGTCGGCCGGCGGCCCGGACACCTGGGACTGGGACTTCGGCGACGGGAACACCTCGACCTTGCAGGACCCGTGGCACTTCTACGAGATCCCCGGGAACTATACCGTCTCGCTCACGGTGAGCAACGCGTTCGGGTCAGACACCGTCACGAAGACCGATCTCATCCACGTCGGTCCCCCGGAACCGCCGATCATCCGTTTCCGGGCGGTGCCGTTGTCGGGGTCTGCGCCCCTCACGGTCGCTTTTTACGGTGATTTACCGGACTACGCGACGGCCTGGCTCTGGGACTTCGGTGACGGCAAGAGATCGACACACCGGGACACGTATCACCGTTATGATCGTCCTGGAGTCTATGACGTCTCCCTGACCTGTGACAACGCGGGAGCCAGCGCGACGCACACGGAGTACGGCCACATCACCGTCTACGAGCACCTCGCCCCCTCGTTTTCGGCCGACGCCAGGAACGGGACTGCGCCGCTCACCGTCAGGTTCACGGATACCTCGACCGGCGGGCCCGAAACATGGGTCTGGGACTTTGGTGACGGCGGAACCTCTTCGGAGGAGAACCCGGTGCACACCTACGTGAGCCCCGGTGCCTATGACGTCGCCCTGGCCGCAGGGAACGCCGCCGGGAGCGGCACGGCGGCAGAGCCCGGCTACATAACCGTCCATCCCCCGACCGTAACCCCGACCCCGACGGCTAACGTGACGCCGACGCCCACCCCGACCGTAACCCCGACTCCAACGGCTAACGTGACGCCGACCCAGACCCGGACGCCCACCCCGACCGCGACACAGAAACCCCCGGGCAGCAGTGGCGGAGGGGGAGGAGGCGGCGGCTCTGCCCCGATCAACCCCGGCTGGAGCACGCCGGAGCCCAACCCCACGCCGACCCCCACCCCCCGTGAAGCCGACTCCGGCAGCCTGCACCTCGGGGAGACCGGCCTTGTCGACCAGGTCGCCAGGATCCATGCGGCCGACGGGATCGCGACCCTCACGATTGCTGAGGGCATCCGGGCGGTCGATGCCGCCGGCAATCCGCTTCGCGCGGTGACCCTTGCGACGATTGATGCGGCCGACGTGCCCGCGGCGCCCGGCGCGTACGTGTTTGCCGGGTACGCCTGCATCGCCGGGCCGGAGGAGGCCGTCTTCTCGCCCCCGGCGACGCTAGCGTTCACCTTCACACAAGAGCAGTGGGACACCGTCTATAACGGCAGCGTGCAGGGCGGGCTCGTGGTACAGCGATACAATCGTTCGGCCGGCACCTGGGAGGAGGTCCCCACCACCGTCCTCCCGGAGACCCGGAGCGTCACCGCCGAAGCCCTGCACCTCAGTGCGTATGCGCTCTTTGTCGCGGCACCCGGAGACGGCGCGGCACAGGCGGTCGCCGCCGATACCGGCCCGGAACCCACGGCCGGACGGGAGATCCCGTACGCGCTCCTCATCCCGGGTCTGCTTGCCCTCGTCATCGCGGGGGCGGGGGCGCTCCTCTACTTCCGGAAAGGTGAGCCCTGA
- the pheT gene encoding phenylalanine--tRNA ligase subunit beta, protein MAIITLPYRYLERLTGTDRKTIIERIPMIGADIERIEEDHIDIEFFPDRPDLYSPEGVARAMRGFLGIEEGLPVYNVRPSGITFSVDPGLARIRPCLGSAVIRNVDFDEEAIESLMSLQEALHWAVGRGRGKVAIGVHDLDAVTPPFRYIASPRNRSFVPLEFDREMTLEEILTDHPKGRDYAHLVEGFPRFPLIVDADDQVLSFPPIINGELTRVTTATKNILLDCTGTDKKAVMTATNIICTALAEAGATIETVAVDGEEMPTLAPAERVVSVEECASLLGVSLSPADMARLLARMRFGAEPDGDSRVRVLVPCYRADILHDWDIFEDVAIAYGVENFDAVLPATSTIAEEHPTTAIAGAARSVMVGLGYLEMMPFTLTNDRVLYENMQRKPLPGTLRVLHPISEEQTVVRTDLLALLMEMLQANKHRELPQRLFAVGDVVEDCATYKKVAAVSIHPAADFSEAYAAADVFCRELSLPYTVTESADPAFIDGRRGDIIIDERIVGVFGEIHPAVLNAFDLEHPVAAFALDLRAVPGYPVPPGTPSPDGR, encoded by the coding sequence ATGGCGATAATCACGTTACCCTACCGGTACCTGGAACGGCTGACCGGGACCGACAGAAAGACGATCATCGAGCGTATTCCGATGATCGGGGCGGACATCGAGCGGATCGAGGAAGACCACATAGACATTGAGTTCTTCCCGGACCGGCCCGACCTCTACTCGCCCGAGGGCGTCGCCCGGGCGATGCGCGGGTTCCTCGGGATCGAGGAGGGGCTCCCGGTCTACAATGTCCGCCCCTCGGGCATCACCTTCTCGGTCGACCCGGGGCTTGCCAGGATCCGGCCCTGCCTCGGTTCAGCGGTGATCCGGAACGTCGACTTCGACGAAGAAGCGATCGAGAGCCTGATGAGCCTCCAGGAGGCCCTCCACTGGGCGGTCGGCCGCGGGCGGGGCAAGGTGGCGATCGGGGTCCACGACCTCGACGCGGTCACGCCGCCCTTCCGCTACATCGCCTCTCCACGGAATCGCTCGTTCGTCCCGCTGGAATTTGACCGTGAGATGACGCTTGAGGAGATCCTCACCGACCACCCGAAGGGCCGGGACTACGCTCACCTGGTGGAGGGGTTCCCCCGGTTCCCGCTGATCGTCGATGCCGACGACCAGGTGCTCTCCTTCCCGCCCATCATCAACGGCGAACTGACGAGGGTCACGACGGCGACAAAGAACATCCTGCTCGACTGCACCGGCACCGACAAAAAAGCGGTGATGACGGCGACAAACATCATCTGCACCGCGCTTGCCGAGGCCGGGGCGACGATTGAGACGGTCGCCGTCGATGGAGAGGAGATGCCCACGCTTGCGCCGGCAGAGCGGGTCGTCTCGGTTGAGGAGTGCGCCTCTCTCCTCGGGGTCTCCCTCTCCCCCGCAGATATGGCGCGGCTCCTCGCACGGATGCGGTTTGGCGCCGAACCGGACGGGGACTCCCGGGTCAGGGTCCTCGTCCCCTGCTACCGGGCCGATATCCTCCATGACTGGGACATCTTTGAGGATGTGGCGATCGCTTACGGCGTCGAGAACTTCGATGCCGTCCTCCCGGCCACTTCGACCATAGCAGAGGAGCACCCGACCACCGCGATCGCGGGGGCGGCGAGATCGGTGATGGTCGGCCTTGGCTACCTCGAGATGATGCCGTTCACCCTCACAAACGACCGGGTGCTCTACGAGAACATGCAGCGCAAACCCCTGCCCGGGACCCTGCGGGTGCTCCACCCGATCAGCGAGGAACAGACCGTGGTCCGAACCGACCTTCTTGCGCTGCTCATGGAGATGCTCCAGGCGAACAAGCACCGCGAACTCCCGCAACGCCTCTTCGCGGTGGGGGACGTGGTCGAGGACTGCGCCACCTACAAGAAGGTCGCCGCGGTCAGCATCCACCCGGCCGCAGACTTTTCGGAAGCGTATGCGGCGGCGGACGTCTTCTGCCGGGAGCTCTCGCTCCCCTATACGGTCACAGAATCAGCAGACCCGGCATTCATCGACGGCCGCCGCGGTGATATCATCATCGACGAAAGAATAGTCGGGGTGTTTGGAGAGATTCACCCCGCAGTCCTGAACGCGTTCGACCTCGAACACCCGGTGGCGGCGTTCGCGCTCGACCTTAGAGCCGTACCGGGATACCCCGTCCCGCCAGGTACTCCTTCACCTGACGGACGGTGA
- the pheS gene encoding phenylalanine--tRNA ligase subunit alpha, whose protein sequence is MELTLNEKRLLVALGPVGSADAATLADLMDTRREAVVQYANLAGERGLVDVEKHVSRRYTLTGEGRGYAGKGLPERQVLESFENEIPMRDLQAHPLAKIAIGWMRKKGWVVVRNGVVQKTGNAAPGPDEAAFARASENGAITDGEGVADLLRRGLVQEEEAVTYTVSITPGGRELLAGGLDLQEEVGTLTRDQILSGAWKDLPLRRYDVGKLPKRAYPGKTHPYQRLLDEMRRVLLDMGFTEIAGGIVQSSFWNFDALFQPQDHPAREMQDTFFLGERWPLPAGYERVRDMHEYGGETSSTGWGGTWNAAKAEQCVLRTHTTSLSIQYLAEHPKPPVKAFCIGRVYRREATDPTHLAEFEQLEGVVMDDEVNFRHLLGFLKEFYRKMGFEKVRFRPGYFPYTEPSVEPEVYVDGLGWVELGGAGIFRQEVTAPFGIEHPVLAWGLGISRVAMLRLGLRDLRHLYRSDVEWIRDTPTYGRRR, encoded by the coding sequence GTGGAACTGACGCTGAATGAGAAGAGACTCCTGGTCGCTTTAGGACCGGTGGGCTCGGCCGATGCGGCCACCCTTGCCGACCTGATGGATACCCGCCGGGAGGCCGTTGTGCAGTACGCAAACCTCGCCGGTGAGCGGGGGCTCGTGGACGTGGAGAAACACGTCTCCCGGCGGTATACCCTGACCGGGGAGGGGAGGGGCTACGCCGGTAAAGGCCTCCCCGAACGGCAGGTGCTTGAGAGTTTTGAGAACGAGATCCCGATGCGGGACCTGCAGGCGCACCCGCTTGCAAAGATCGCGATCGGCTGGATGCGGAAGAAGGGCTGGGTCGTCGTCAGGAACGGTGTCGTGCAGAAGACCGGCAACGCTGCTCCCGGACCTGACGAGGCCGCATTTGCCCGGGCAAGCGAGAATGGTGCGATCACCGACGGGGAGGGTGTCGCCGACCTCCTCCGGCGCGGGCTTGTGCAGGAGGAGGAGGCGGTCACCTACACCGTCTCGATAACCCCCGGGGGGCGAGAACTCCTCGCCGGGGGGCTTGACCTGCAGGAGGAGGTGGGCACGCTCACCCGCGACCAGATCCTCTCAGGCGCGTGGAAAGACCTTCCGCTCCGGCGCTACGATGTCGGGAAACTCCCGAAACGCGCCTACCCGGGAAAGACCCACCCCTATCAGCGCCTCCTCGACGAGATGCGCCGCGTCCTCCTCGATATGGGATTTACCGAGATCGCGGGCGGGATCGTGCAGAGTTCGTTCTGGAACTTTGACGCCCTCTTCCAGCCGCAGGACCACCCGGCGCGGGAGATGCAGGATACCTTCTTCCTCGGCGAGCGCTGGCCGCTGCCAGCAGGGTATGAGCGTGTCCGCGATATGCACGAGTACGGCGGGGAGACCTCGTCCACCGGCTGGGGAGGGACCTGGAACGCCGCAAAGGCTGAACAGTGCGTGCTCCGGACCCATACGACGAGCCTCTCCATCCAGTACCTGGCAGAGCACCCAAAACCCCCGGTGAAGGCGTTCTGCATCGGCAGGGTCTACCGGCGGGAGGCCACCGACCCTACCCACCTTGCTGAGTTCGAGCAGCTCGAGGGGGTCGTTATGGACGACGAGGTCAACTTCCGCCATCTTCTCGGGTTCTTAAAGGAGTTTTATCGGAAGATGGGCTTTGAGAAGGTCAGGTTCCGCCCCGGCTACTTCCCCTACACCGAGCCCTCCGTGGAGCCTGAGGTCTACGTCGACGGCCTCGGTTGGGTGGAACTCGGGGGAGCAGGCATCTTCAGGCAGGAGGTGACCGCACCCTTCGGGATTGAGCACCCGGTGCTCGCGTGGGGGCTCGGGATCAGCCGGGTGGCGATGCTCCGGCTCGGACTCCGCGACCTCCGGCATCTCTACCGGAGCGATGTCGAGTGGATCCGCGATACGCCCACCTACGGCAGGAGGCGCTGA
- the hisF gene encoding imidazole glycerol phosphate synthase subunit HisF, whose product MVLTKRIIPCLDLKDGRVVKGTHFVGLRDAGDPVELARRYNEQGADEVVFLDIAASKERRGTIIDVIQRAADELFLPLTVGGGIRTIDDMQQILRAGADKVSINSSAVKDPDLISRGSERFGTQCIVVAVDVRRNYRMEPGRTPITLADGRECWYEVVTHGGSRSTGLDAVAWAREVEERGAGEILLTSMETDGTKEGFDIPITAAVSGAVGIPVVASGGVGTLEHFYLGFTKGKADACLAASVFHYGEFTVRQVKEYLAGRGIPVRL is encoded by the coding sequence ATGGTTTTGACGAAGCGGATCATCCCCTGCCTGGACCTCAAGGACGGGCGGGTAGTCAAAGGCACGCACTTCGTCGGCCTGCGCGACGCGGGCGATCCCGTCGAGCTGGCCCGGCGCTACAACGAGCAGGGTGCGGATGAGGTGGTCTTCCTCGATATCGCGGCATCGAAGGAACGCCGGGGCACCATCATCGACGTGATCCAGCGGGCGGCAGACGAACTCTTCCTCCCGCTCACCGTCGGCGGCGGCATCAGGACGATCGACGACATGCAGCAGATCCTCCGGGCCGGCGCTGATAAGGTGAGCATCAACTCTAGCGCCGTCAAGGACCCGGACCTGATATCCCGGGGCTCCGAGCGGTTCGGCACCCAGTGTATCGTCGTTGCCGTGGATGTCCGGCGAAACTACCGGATGGAGCCCGGGAGGACCCCTATCACCCTCGCCGACGGGCGGGAGTGCTGGTATGAGGTTGTGACTCACGGGGGGAGCAGGTCCACAGGGCTTGATGCGGTCGCCTGGGCTCGCGAGGTCGAGGAGCGCGGGGCCGGCGAGATCCTCCTCACCAGCATGGAGACCGACGGGACGAAGGAGGGGTTCGATATCCCCATCACCGCGGCGGTCTCAGGTGCGGTCGGTATCCCGGTCGTCGCGAGCGGTGGTGTGGGCACGCTCGAACACTTCTACCTAGGATTTACAAAAGGGAAGGCCGACGCCTGCCTTGCGGCAAGCGTCTTCCACTACGGTGAGTTCACCGTCCGTCAGGTGAAGGAGTACCTGGCGGGACGGGGTATCCCGGTACGGCTCTAA
- a CDS encoding isocitrate/isopropylmalate dehydrogenase family protein, whose translation MVKVAVVEGDGIGHEVIPVARDILAAVRPDFEFFDVEVGYGLWERTGCACGEETMAELRSADAILFGAITTPPDPDYRSVVLQIRHDLDLYANVRPIQGGDVDIVIVRENTEGLYSGIEWTEPDRACTARVVTRRGSERVARYACTLAKSRRHLTVGNKANVLKSDCLFVEVCMAEAARANVPCTARYIDALCLDVLMHPDRYDVIVTTNIFGDILSDAAAYLVGGLGMLPSANIGERHALFEPVHGSAPDIAGQNIANPIAAIRSAAMLLRHVGDPAAAAAVEEAVRRVVDAGIRTPDLGGTAGTREFGAAVLREVGRGKA comes from the coding sequence ATGGTGAAGGTAGCGGTCGTTGAAGGCGACGGCATCGGGCACGAGGTCATCCCGGTCGCCCGGGATATCCTCGCGGCCGTGCGTCCTGACTTCGAGTTCTTCGATGTTGAGGTAGGCTACGGCCTCTGGGAGCGGACCGGGTGCGCCTGCGGGGAGGAGACGATGGCGGAGCTCCGATCAGCAGACGCCATCCTCTTCGGGGCCATCACGACGCCGCCCGATCCCGATTACCGGAGCGTCGTGCTGCAGATCAGGCACGACCTCGACCTCTACGCAAACGTCCGCCCGATACAGGGAGGCGATGTTGACATCGTTATCGTGCGGGAGAACACCGAGGGGCTCTACTCAGGCATCGAGTGGACCGAGCCGGACCGGGCCTGCACGGCCAGGGTCGTCACCCGGCGCGGGAGCGAACGGGTAGCCAGGTATGCCTGCACCCTCGCAAAGTCCCGCCGGCACCTCACCGTCGGCAACAAGGCGAACGTCCTGAAGTCAGACTGTCTCTTCGTCGAGGTCTGCATGGCTGAGGCTGCCCGGGCCAATGTCCCCTGCACGGCCCGCTACATCGACGCGCTCTGCCTCGACGTCCTGATGCACCCCGACCGCTACGACGTCATCGTGACGACCAACATCTTCGGGGACATCCTCTCAGACGCCGCCGCCTACCTGGTGGGGGGGCTCGGGATGCTCCCGAGCGCGAATATCGGGGAGCGGCACGCCCTCTTTGAACCGGTGCACGGGAGCGCCCCTGATATCGCCGGGCAGAATATAGCAAACCCCATCGCGGCGATCAGGAGCGCCGCGATGCTGCTTCGCCATGTTGGCGACCCTGCAGCTGCAGCAGCCGTCGAGGAGGCGGTCCGCCGGGTGGTGGATGCGGGCATCCGGACCCCCGACCTCGGCGGCACTGCCGGGACCCGGGAGTTCGGGGCGGCGGTGCTCCGTGAGGTCGGGCGGGGGAAGGCCTAA
- the endA gene encoding tRNA-intron lyase: MLATFDGTWVRLGNEGRTLYEQGGYGRVERTGLRLAPEEALHLMERGKIEVKDFGYDTLLGLFAGQPNFIRRYLVYRDIRERGYVIQPGPHDFRVFRRGHKPGAGKSRYLIRVLSERDLIEFDRLSRDVLTAVNMRKQYLLAVVDDEDELTYYEVRVQDLAPIGEPAECSTPVQATLFGTYALAHLPPGTPLEEDWYGKRLDPERLLLRPIESIYLLRRQCLTITRDGEPMTTEQFLDVAAEKDVEIREKERVFSDLREKGYIPRTGYKFGHHYRVYSGKKTHSEMLVHAVASGTSIPMSAVSRSVRLAHSVKKKMLFACIYNTDIRYVEFARIKL, encoded by the coding sequence GTGTTGGCGACATTCGACGGAACCTGGGTGCGCCTCGGCAATGAAGGGCGCACGCTCTATGAGCAGGGGGGGTACGGCAGGGTGGAAAGAACCGGTCTCCGGCTCGCTCCTGAAGAGGCACTCCACCTCATGGAGCGGGGCAAGATCGAGGTGAAGGATTTCGGCTACGATACCCTGCTCGGTCTCTTTGCAGGCCAGCCGAACTTCATCAGGAGGTACCTCGTCTACCGCGACATCCGCGAGCGGGGCTACGTGATCCAGCCTGGGCCGCACGACTTCCGCGTCTTCCGCCGCGGCCATAAGCCCGGGGCCGGGAAGTCCCGGTACCTGATCCGGGTCCTCTCTGAGAGGGACCTCATCGAATTCGACCGGCTGAGCCGGGACGTGCTCACCGCGGTCAACATGCGCAAACAGTACCTCCTCGCGGTCGTGGACGACGAGGACGAACTGACCTACTACGAGGTGCGGGTGCAGGACCTCGCCCCCATCGGGGAGCCGGCCGAATGCAGCACGCCGGTGCAGGCCACCCTCTTCGGGACCTACGCACTGGCCCACCTGCCGCCGGGAACCCCGCTCGAGGAGGACTGGTACGGCAAACGGCTTGACCCGGAAAGGCTGCTCCTCCGCCCAATCGAGTCGATCTATCTTTTGCGCAGGCAGTGCCTCACGATCACGCGGGACGGCGAACCGATGACCACAGAGCAGTTCCTCGATGTGGCGGCAGAAAAGGACGTCGAGATCCGGGAGAAAGAGCGGGTCTTCTCAGACCTCAGGGAGAAGGGCTACATCCCCCGGACCGGCTACAAGTTCGGTCACCACTACCGTGTCTACTCCGGGAAGAAGACGCACTCCGAGATGCTCGTCCACGCCGTTGCGTCCGGGACCTCCATACCGATGAGCGCCGTCTCCCGCTCGGTCAGGCTTGCTCACAGCGTCAAAAAGAAGATGTTGTTTGCTTGCATATACAATACCGATATCAGATACGTCGAGTTCGCGAGAATTAAACTGTGA
- a CDS encoding tryptophan--tRNA ligase, with protein sequence MQSGMNPWSSNQTVDVDRLFTEFGIEPIGEVARRLPEVPPFIRRGVVVGHRDYQVVVDAIRNRTPFHVLTGFMPSGLPHLGHLMVMKEVVWHVQQGGNGYVAIADREAHAVRGMSWEKCREYGREYLKALYALGFRGTTYYQSRNEPLKDLAFEASTKVNFSELSAIYGFGPETSLGHAMSVATQVGDILFPQLDAGPAPTVVPVGLDQDPHIRLTRDVAHKLRMFTVEDRDDYVSVRSKNAPEEALEAVHRAFAGSKKYAGHVDITGQPHARVDDTVREIEIAHGGFGFYLPSSTYHIFMPGLQGGKMSSSVPESLFGFYEPEKSVRKKVMAALTGGRMTLEEQKRLGGEPDRCSVYLLNLFHMLEDDGELAELRRRCESGEITCGQCKKETLERVQAFLTDLRDKMDAVEHLADEV encoded by the coding sequence ATGCAATCAGGAATGAATCCCTGGTCAAGTAACCAGACCGTCGATGTGGATCGACTCTTTACCGAGTTCGGCATCGAGCCTATCGGTGAGGTCGCACGAAGGCTTCCCGAAGTACCGCCGTTTATCCGCAGGGGTGTTGTCGTCGGACACCGGGACTACCAGGTGGTCGTCGACGCCATCAGGAACCGCACCCCGTTCCACGTCCTGACCGGGTTCATGCCCTCAGGCCTCCCTCACCTCGGGCACCTGATGGTCATGAAAGAGGTCGTCTGGCACGTCCAGCAGGGCGGGAACGGCTACGTAGCCATCGCCGACCGGGAGGCCCACGCGGTCCGCGGCATGTCGTGGGAGAAATGCCGCGAGTACGGCAGGGAGTACCTCAAGGCCCTCTACGCCCTCGGATTTCGTGGGACGACCTACTACCAGAGCAGGAACGAGCCCTTGAAAGACCTTGCGTTTGAGGCCTCCACGAAGGTGAACTTCTCTGAACTCTCGGCGATATACGGGTTCGGCCCCGAGACCTCGCTTGGCCACGCCATGAGCGTTGCCACCCAGGTAGGCGACATCCTCTTCCCGCAGCTCGACGCCGGACCCGCCCCCACGGTCGTCCCGGTCGGCCTCGACCAGGACCCGCACATCAGGCTCACCAGGGATGTGGCCCACAAACTCCGGATGTTCACGGTCGAGGACCGCGACGATTATGTCAGCGTCCGCTCGAAGAACGCTCCTGAGGAGGCTCTCGAAGCCGTCCACCGCGCGTTTGCGGGCTCAAAGAAGTACGCAGGCCACGTGGACATCACGGGCCAGCCGCATGCCCGGGTGGATGACACCGTCCGGGAGATCGAGATCGCGCATGGGGGGTTCGGGTTCTACCTCCCTTCATCGACCTACCACATCTTCATGCCCGGGCTCCAGGGCGGGAAGATGTCAAGCAGTGTTCCCGAGAGCCTGTTTGGGTTCTATGAACCCGAAAAATCGGTCAGGAAGAAGGTTATGGCGGCGCTGACCGGGGGGCGGATGACGCTTGAGGAACAGAAACGTCTCGGCGGAGAGCCCGACCGCTGCTCGGTCTACCTCTTAAACCTCTTCCATATGCTCGAGGACGACGGGGAACTCGCCGAACTCCGCCGCCGGTGCGAGAGCGGTGAGATAACCTGCGGGCAGTGCAAGAAAGAGACACTGGAGCGTGTGCAGGCGTTTCTCACAGACTTGAGGGATAAGATGGATGCAGTTGAACACCTTGCAGATGAGGTGTAA